A portion of the Cervus elaphus chromosome X, mCerEla1.1, whole genome shotgun sequence genome contains these proteins:
- the LOC122689703 gene encoding melanoma-associated antigen D2-like — MPRRQKSKVRGHEKHHQARAETQGLHDQATTSRGEETTSSSPPDLESAPSSSSAAGTPKEPQGAQGTTSAAAGAIPKRFGVGAAARSRADVCGAAGSRAGVGAAARSRADVCGAARSRADVCGAARSRADVGAAACSRADVCGAARSRADVCGAARSRADVCGAARSRADVGAAACSRADVCGAARSRADVGAAACSRADVCGAARSRADVGAAARSRADVCGAARSRAGVGAAARSRANVCGAARSRADFCGAACSRADVGAAARSIADVCGAARSRAGVGAAACSRADVCGAARSRAEVVAARSRADVGAAARSRADVCGAARSRAGVGAAACSRARVGAEGQGQGGENSSQASAAAESSHTDPLTKNVEVLLQKMLYKYKERELIKRSEMLKAINKRYRGQFPEILRRASEHIEMVFGLVLKEVRPDGHSYILVSNLDLSDSESMRGDRGLPKNGLLMPLLGVIYLNGHRLSEEKIWKILNFLGIYDGRRHFIFGDTRKFLTEDLVREEYVEYRQVPGSDPPRYEFLWGRKALMESNKMKVLEFLAKVNDTVPATFLEHFEESSEEEVESTSARAVASVGTSASGWAGTSVWDTAGISVSVWDGPSAAAQAEHPASAMPGISAAASAGPSVSASAHARAACSRSSRP, encoded by the coding sequence ccacctcctcctcccctcctgatTTAGAGAGTGCTCCCTCAAGCTCCTCAGCTGCTGGCACCCCGAAGGAGCCTCAGGGAGCCCAAGGCACCACCAGTGCTGCTGCAGGTGCTATACCCAAAAGATTTGGTGTCGGTGCTGCAGCACGCTCAAGAGCTGATGTCTGTGGTGCAGCAGGCTCAAGAGCTGGTGTCGGTGCCGCAGCACGCTCAAGAGCTGATGTCTGTGGTGCAGCACGCTCAAGAGCTGATGTCTGTGGTGCAGCACGCTCAAGAGCTGATGTCGGTGCTGCAGCATGCTCAAGAGCTGATGTCTGTGGTGCAGCACGCTCAAGAGCTGATGTCTGTGGTGCAGCACGCTCAAGAGCTGATGTCTGTGGTGCAGCACGCTCAAGAGCTGATGTCGGTGCTGCAGCATGCTCAAGAGCTGATGTCTGTGGTGCAGCACGCTCAAGAGCTGATGTCGGTGCTGCAGCATGCTCAAGAGCTGATGTCTGTGGTGCAGCACGCTCAAGAGCTGATGTCGGTGCTGCAGCACGCTCAAGAGCTGATGTCTGTGGTGCAGCACGCTCAAGAGCTGGTGTTGGTGCTGCAGCACGCTCAAGAGCTAATGTCTGTGGTGCAGCACGCTCAAGAGCTGATTTCTGTGGTGCAGCATGTTCAAGAGCTGATGTCGGTGCTGCAGCACGCTCAATAGCTGATGTCTGTGGTGCAGCACGCTCAAGAGCTGGTGTTGGTGCTGCAGCATGCTCAAGAGCTGATGTCTGTGGTGCAGCACGCTCAAGAGCTGAAGTCGTTGCAGCACGCTCAAGAGCTGATGTCGGTGCTGCAGCACGCTCAAGAGCTGATGTCTGTGGTGCAGCACGCTCAAGAGCTGGTGTCGGTGCTGCAGCATGCTCAAGAGCTCGTGTCGGTGCCGAGGGCCAAGGTCAGGGAGGTGAAAATTCCTCCCAGGCCTCAGCTGCTGCTGAGAGCTCTCACACAGATCCTCTGACCAAGAACGTCGAGGTGTTGCTACAGAAGATGCTGTATAAGTATAAGGAGAGGGAGCTCATTAAGAGGTCAGAAATGCTGAAGGCAATCAATAAGAGGTACAGGGGGCAATTCCCTGAGATCCTCAGGAGAGCCTCTGAGCACATAGAGATGGTGTTTGGCCTGGTCCTGAAGGAAGTCAGGCCCGACGGTCACTCCTATATCCTGGTGAGCAACCTAGATCTCAGCGACAGTGAGTCTATGAGAGGTGACCGGGGGCTGCCGAAGAATGGTCTTCTGATGCCTCTTCTGGGTGTCATCTACTTGAATGGCCACCGCCTCTCTGAGGAGAAGATCTGGAAGATCCTGAATTTTCTGGGCATCTATGATGGAAGAAGGCACTTCATCTTTGGAGATACCAGGAAGTTCCTCACAGAAGATCTGGTGCGGGAAGAGTACGTGGAGTACCGCCAGGTGCCAGGCAGCGATCCCCctcgctatgagttcctgtggggtcgGAAAGCACTCATGGAATCCAACAAGATGAAAGTCCTGGAGTTTTTGGCCAAGGTCAATGATACGGTCCCTGCTACCTTCCTGGAGCATTTTGAGGAGTCTTCCGAAGAGGAAGTAGAGAGCACCAGCGCCAGAGCTGTAGCCAGTGTTGGCACTTCTGCCTCGGGCTGGGCTGGCACGTCTGTCTGGGATACTGCAGGCATTTCTGTCTCGGTCTGGGATGGCCCTTCTGCTGCAGCCCAGGCTGAGCATCCTGCCTCAGCCATGCCTGGCATTTCTGCTGCAGCCAGTGCTGGCCCTTCTGTCTCGGCCAGTGCCCACGCTAGGGCCGCATGCAGCCGGTCATCTCGCCCCTAG